In Geotalea uraniireducens, one genomic interval encodes:
- a CDS encoding choice-of-anchor Q domain-containing protein, giving the protein MQKILLTATGAAAAITIMTGPARATLSEPDAVYYGTATTAAAGNTLAIRLSGTTVPLATCTLGTDLKYTLRVPMDAFAPRTAGTALSGDAAEILNGTAVIGTVTIPAWGTLVRLDFESARTTEQWAADHPGDDGSGDMNRNGISDLQDYLNGNDPAACIWAYPDAAHAETTVYHPLVLQNCLSDAGADQRHNLIRVARGTYPGAFSYAAGWNEQYGLTLSGGYDPADTNGRQTDPALTVLDGDTDQDGIGNGIVLAIDTDSAKCTGTVRIENLTVRNGAATTGQKGGGIRAGCYQGAIELVGNIISGNSADSGGGGAITSSDSGPVLLVDNILYANSAAGAAALQITAATGPVVLLNNTIAGNSASTAGAGTAIIVETTAAAVDLTNNIVYGTAAVNGEDVYINSSGATIPLTVSHNVWSASGFYANAPAFAADASNIDAPPQFVAPLAGNYRLKPGSPCLDGGIGHPDLPTEDAGGAARTWGSAVDPGAYEFHGATTNPATALTRNGATLHGTANANNADTMVFFQYGRDTGYGFSVAAIPGTIGGVTDTPVSAVIDGLSSGIYHYRIAATSSAGVTYGGDLTFSTVDPLLKVTITGNGAVHGSSILGQNYSCATADCPATPYVSGDRVTLSATASADYLFSGWGGDCAATGDCSLTMDADRQASALFTFVQPVRLFQQTSSLDFGTIAGAYAVIADNATATIACRASSLTGWLAFDRPVTLQLKGGYDTSFGSNRTDYTTIQGGVTIGKGSLTVEQLIIR; this is encoded by the coding sequence ATGCAGAAAATCTTACTGACCGCGACTGGTGCGGCAGCCGCCATCACGATAATGACCGGGCCGGCCCGGGCGACGCTGAGCGAACCGGATGCCGTTTACTACGGCACGGCAACTACCGCGGCAGCGGGAAACACGCTCGCCATCCGGCTGAGCGGCACCACGGTCCCGCTGGCGACATGCACCCTCGGCACGGACCTGAAATATACCCTCCGGGTGCCGATGGACGCCTTTGCCCCCCGGACCGCCGGGACTGCCCTGAGCGGTGATGCCGCCGAAATCCTCAATGGGACGGCGGTGATCGGGACCGTTACCATTCCCGCCTGGGGGACGCTCGTCAGGCTCGACTTCGAGTCCGCCCGCACCACCGAGCAGTGGGCGGCGGACCACCCCGGCGATGACGGCTCCGGCGACATGAACCGCAACGGCATTTCGGACCTTCAGGATTACCTGAACGGCAACGACCCCGCGGCCTGCATCTGGGCATACCCCGATGCCGCCCACGCCGAAACCACGGTCTACCATCCGTTGGTCCTGCAGAACTGCCTGTCGGATGCCGGGGCCGACCAGCGGCACAACCTGATCAGGGTGGCCAGGGGAACCTATCCAGGCGCTTTCAGCTATGCCGCCGGCTGGAACGAGCAGTACGGCCTTACCCTGAGCGGTGGGTACGACCCGGCCGACACGAACGGGCGGCAGACCGATCCCGCCCTCACCGTCCTGGACGGCGATACGGACCAGGACGGCATCGGCAACGGCATAGTCCTGGCGATCGACACCGACTCGGCCAAGTGCACCGGCACGGTCCGCATCGAAAACCTCACCGTCAGGAACGGCGCCGCCACCACCGGCCAGAAGGGTGGCGGCATCAGGGCCGGCTGCTACCAAGGGGCGATTGAACTGGTCGGCAACATCATCAGCGGCAACAGCGCCGACAGCGGCGGCGGCGGTGCCATCACCAGCAGCGACAGCGGCCCGGTTCTCCTCGTCGACAACATCCTGTACGCCAACAGTGCCGCCGGCGCCGCGGCACTGCAGATCACCGCGGCGACCGGACCGGTCGTCCTGCTCAACAACACCATCGCCGGCAACAGTGCCAGCACCGCCGGCGCCGGGACCGCGATCATCGTCGAAACCACCGCAGCCGCCGTCGATCTGACCAACAATATCGTCTACGGCACCGCCGCCGTCAACGGCGAGGATGTCTATATCAACAGTTCCGGCGCAACGATTCCGCTGACCGTCTCCCACAACGTCTGGTCCGCCAGCGGATTTTACGCCAACGCCCCAGCCTTTGCCGCCGACGCCTCCAATATCGACGCTCCCCCCCAATTCGTCGCCCCCCTCGCCGGCAATTACCGACTGAAACCCGGTTCGCCCTGCCTCGACGGAGGGATCGGCCATCCAGACCTGCCGACGGAGGATGCCGGCGGCGCGGCGCGGACCTGGGGCAGCGCCGTCGATCCGGGCGCCTACGAATTCCACGGGGCGACAACGAACCCGGCTACCGCACTGACCCGCAACGGAGCGACCCTGCACGGCACGGCCAATGCCAACAATGCCGACACGATGGTCTTTTTCCAGTACGGCCGCGACACCGGCTACGGCTTTTCGGTCGCCGCCATCCCGGGGACGATCGGCGGCGTTACCGATACTCCCGTCAGCGCCGTTATCGACGGTCTCTCTTCCGGCATCTATCATTACCGGATCGCCGCCACAAGCAGTGCCGGGGTAACCTATGGCGGCGACCTGACGTTCTCCACCGTCGATCCGCTGCTCAAGGTGACGATCACCGGCAATGGAGCAGTCCACGGCAGCAGCATCCTCGGGCAGAACTACTCCTGCGCAACGGCCGACTGCCCGGCAACGCCCTACGTCTCCGGCGACCGGGTGACCCTCTCCGCCACCGCTTCGGCCGATTACCTCTTCAGCGGCTGGGGAGGCGACTGTGCCGCCACCGGCGACTGTTCCCTGACCATGGATGCGGATCGGCAGGCAAGCGCACTGTTCACCTTCGTCCAACCGGTCCGGCTTTTCCAGCAGACGTCCAGCCTGGATTTCGGCACGATTGCCGGTGCCTACGCGGTCATTGCGGATAACGCGACGGCCACCATCGCCTGCCGGGCATCCAGCCTGACCGGGTGGCTGGCCTTCGACCGGCCGGTGACACTGCAACTCAAGGGGGGCTATGACACGAGTTTCGGCAGTAACCGCACTGACTACACTACCATTCAAGGGGGGGTAACAATCGGCAAGGGATCGCTCACCGTGGAACAGCTCATCATCCGTTAA